The Panicum hallii strain FIL2 chromosome 9, PHallii_v3.1, whole genome shotgun sequence genome has a window encoding:
- the LOC112873955 gene encoding pentatricopeptide repeat-containing protein At2g20710, mitochondrial-like: MFRRLLRRLSTTAEGAVTASPSSSPSPSKPLPDDLYRRIADVGRANVPLSPVLEQWAREGHTIKKHTVQAIVKKLVGLRRFAHALEVSFWMTDRRHLHLTAGDVAYRLELISKVHGLEKAVEYFGMVPKQLRKLQCYGSLLKCYVEEKDVGKAEQLFTKMEDMGMKSSYAYNCMMNLFLQTGQLERVHAMFQDMEEKGVKPDMFSVESLVAVYIAAEDFEGVQKVLNKANPHEKLLSWHGYASAARLFMTSGIQVRAVTALLEAERRISPKNGRIAYSFLLNTYADLEMYPEVERIWRVYKSKVPPCNSMYMSRISVLLKKNDIDGAEEALEEWERVCVPYKDFRLINLVVDAYCREGLVEKAVARVDDAIRKGRTPFANTWYKLAGGFFLTGQVQKAVAMTRKALASASSPWKPDLANVLTSLNHFMDQKDVEAAEEMTSMLQKLVPLTRDVYHGLLKTYVCAGKPVSDLLERMKKDGLEADEETDRILAGECE; the protein is encoded by the exons ATGTTCCGGcgtctcctccgccgcctctccACCACCGCTGAGGGCGCCGTCACAGCCTCCCCCTCCTCATCCCCATCCCCATCCAAGCCGCTGCCCGATGACTTGTACCGCCGCATCGCGGATGTTGGACGCGCAAACGTCCCGCTGTCCCCCGTCCTGGAGCAGTGGGCTCGAGAAGGCCACACCATCAAGAAGCACACCGTCCAGGCCATCGTCAAGAAGCTCGTCGGCCTCCGCCGCTTCGCCCACGCACTCGAG GTGTCCTTCTGGATGACGGACCGGAGGCACCTCCACCTGACGGCCGGTGACGTCGCGTACCGGCTGGAGCTGATCAGCAAGGTACACGGCCTCGAGAAAGCGGTCGAGTACTTTGGCATGGTGCCGAAGCAGCTGAGGAAGCTGCAGTGCTATGGCTCCCTCCTGAAATGCTATGTGGAGGAGAAGGACGTCGGGAAGGCTGAACAGCTCTTCACCAAGATGGAGGACATGGGGATGAAGAGCTCTTATGCATACAATTGCATGATGAATCTATTCTTGCAGACTGGGCAGCTCGAAAGGGTGCACGCCATGTTCCAGGACATGGAAGAGAAAGGCGTCAAGCCCGATATGTTCAGTGTGGAGAGTCTAGTAGCTGTGTACATTGCTGCTGAAGATTTTGAGGGAGTTCAGAAGGTGCTCAACAAGGCCAATCCGCACGAGAAGCTTTTGAGTTGGCATGGATATGCTTCAGCAGCAAGATTGTTTATGACATCTGGGATACAAGTAAGGGCTGTCACAGCTCTTCTGGAAGCGGAGAGGCGGATCTCTCCCAAGAATGGTAGGATCGCATACAGTTTCTTGCTCAATACATATGCTGATTTGGAGATGTATCCTGAAGTTGAACGCATTTGGAGGGTCTACAAATCCAAAGTACCACCGTGCAACTCGATGTACATGTCCAGGATAAGTGTGTTACTCAAGAAGAATGATATTGATGGGGCTGAAGAAGCATTGGAAGAGTGGGAAAGGGTCTGTGTTCCTTATAAAGATTTCAGATTAATCAACTTAGTGGTTGATGCTTACTGCAGAGAAGGTCTTGTAGAAAAGGCAGTAGCTCGGGTGGATGACGCCATCAGGAAAGGAAGGACACCTTTTGCTAATACTTGGTATAAGTTGGCTGGTGGATTTTTTTTGACTGGTCAGGTGCAGAAGGCAGTGGCCATGACAAGGAAGGCTCTTGCTTCTGCGAGTTCTCCATGGAAACCTGACCTGGCAAATGTGCTAACGAGCCTGAACCATTTCATGGACCAAAAGGATGTAGAAGCAGCTGAGGAGATGACGAGTATGCTACAGAAGCTGGTTCCTTTGACTAGGGATGTTTATCATGGTTTACTGAAGACTTATGTCTGTGCGGGAAAGCCAGTGTCCGACTTGCTTGAGCGTATGAAGAAAGATGGCCTTGAGGCTGATGAGGAAACAGATAGAATCCTTGCAGGAGAATGCGAGTAG